A window from Candidatus Nitrospira neomarina encodes these proteins:
- the dapB gene encoding 4-hydroxy-tetrahydrodipicolinate reductase gives MIRTIITGAAGRMGMRLVALTQGTPGLQLSGAVEVKGHPAIGKDAGEVAQIGKVNIPITDDLQTCLSQGDVVVDFTAPSSCLANLQHVVKSTKAMVIGTTGFTDQELAQLKTFALKIPCVFSPNMSVGINVLLSTIGKIARSLGEQYNIEVIEAHHNKKKDAPSGTALKLAEALAEGMEWDLQEVGVYTRHGMTGERKTREIGMQTIRAGDIVGDHTILLGGPGERIEITHRAHTRDTFAQGALRAAEWVAQKPPGLYSMADVLGLS, from the coding sequence ATGATTCGAACGATCATTACCGGCGCGGCCGGTCGAATGGGCATGCGATTAGTCGCATTAACTCAGGGCACCCCTGGACTACAGCTTTCCGGAGCAGTCGAAGTAAAAGGGCATCCCGCTATTGGAAAAGATGCCGGCGAAGTCGCCCAAATCGGAAAAGTAAACATTCCGATCACCGACGATCTCCAAACCTGTCTCTCACAGGGTGATGTGGTGGTCGACTTCACGGCTCCTTCATCCTGTCTGGCCAATCTCCAGCATGTCGTCAAATCCACCAAGGCTATGGTCATTGGAACTACCGGATTCACTGATCAAGAATTGGCCCAACTTAAAACATTCGCTCTCAAAATCCCCTGTGTGTTTTCCCCAAACATGAGTGTAGGGATCAATGTGCTCCTCAGCACCATCGGGAAAATCGCCAGATCTTTAGGTGAGCAGTACAACATCGAAGTAATCGAAGCCCATCACAATAAGAAAAAGGATGCCCCCAGCGGAACCGCTCTAAAACTGGCTGAAGCTCTGGCAGAAGGCATGGAATGGGATTTACAAGAAGTAGGCGTCTATACACGACACGGTATGACCGGCGAACGGAAAACTCGTGAAATTGGCATGCAAACCATCCGCGCAGGAGATATTGTTGGCGATCACACAATTTTATTGGGGGGACCAGGAGAACGCATTGAAATAACCCACCGGGCCCATACTCGCGATACCTTTGCCCAAGGCGCGCTCCGGGCAGCTGAATGGGTAGCCCAAAAACCACCTGGCCTCTATTCCATGGCCGACGTTTTAGGCTTATCCTAA
- a CDS encoding aldehyde dehydrogenase family protein, giving the protein MSMATSTERLHPAVHSYVSHPRKMLINGQWVNAQSGKTFSTFNPATGEVMAEVAEGDKADIDLAVKSARKAFEQGPWRKMTPSDRGKLLWRLADLLESNIEEFAQLESLDNGKPLTIARAADVPLAVDLFRYMSGWATKIEGNSIPISVPYMPGSQFLAYTLREPVGVVGQIIPWNFPLLMAAWKLGPALAVGCTIVMKPAEQTPLSALRLGELFMEAGFPEGVVNIVPGYGETAGATLAAHPDVDKIAFTGSTEVGKLIVNAATGNLKKVTLELGGKSPSVVLPDADLETGIPGVASAIFFNHGQCCAAGSRLYVEKSIFDKVVAGVADQAKQIKIGPGLDPTTQMGPLVSDEQQHRVLGYLESGFAEGAQAVAGGKRSGDKGYFVEPTVLVNTNSTMKVIQEEIFGPVVCAEPFADVEDVIAKANNNIYGLAAAVWTKDLSKGHRIAAQLRAGTVWINCHNVFDASLPFGGYKQSGWGREMGHEALDLYTEVKSVCAKLA; this is encoded by the coding sequence ATGAGTATGGCGACTTCAACTGAACGGCTTCATCCGGCTGTCCATTCTTATGTGTCCCATCCACGAAAAATGCTGATTAATGGTCAGTGGGTTAACGCCCAATCAGGCAAAACATTTTCCACGTTTAATCCTGCAACGGGTGAAGTAATGGCGGAGGTGGCGGAAGGCGATAAGGCTGATATTGATCTTGCCGTGAAATCTGCGAGAAAGGCCTTCGAACAAGGCCCATGGCGAAAGATGACGCCGTCTGACCGCGGCAAACTCCTATGGCGGTTGGCGGACCTTCTGGAGTCGAATATAGAAGAATTTGCTCAATTAGAGTCTTTGGATAACGGCAAGCCGTTAACCATTGCGCGGGCAGCAGACGTGCCATTGGCTGTTGATTTGTTTAGATACATGTCGGGATGGGCAACAAAAATTGAGGGCAATTCCATTCCCATTTCGGTTCCCTATATGCCTGGGTCTCAATTCCTGGCCTATACCCTTCGTGAGCCGGTTGGTGTTGTCGGCCAAATTATTCCCTGGAATTTTCCTCTGTTAATGGCGGCATGGAAACTTGGCCCGGCGTTGGCTGTGGGATGTACTATAGTGATGAAACCGGCCGAACAAACACCTTTGTCCGCGTTGCGTTTGGGAGAATTGTTCATGGAGGCAGGATTTCCCGAAGGAGTCGTGAACATTGTTCCCGGCTATGGGGAAACCGCAGGTGCGACCTTAGCTGCGCATCCAGATGTGGATAAAATTGCATTTACTGGATCGACCGAAGTTGGCAAACTTATTGTGAATGCTGCAACAGGGAATCTTAAAAAAGTCACATTGGAACTTGGTGGCAAGTCACCAAGTGTCGTCTTGCCGGATGCTGATCTGGAAACGGGAATACCCGGAGTAGCGAGTGCGATTTTCTTTAATCATGGGCAATGTTGCGCTGCCGGCTCACGGCTGTATGTAGAAAAGAGCATTTTTGATAAGGTCGTGGCAGGGGTTGCCGATCAAGCCAAACAAATTAAGATAGGACCGGGACTTGATCCTACCACTCAAATGGGGCCGTTAGTATCTGATGAACAACAACACCGTGTCCTGGGATATTTGGAGTCGGGGTTTGCCGAAGGTGCTCAAGCGGTTGCGGGGGGGAAACGGTCTGGAGACAAAGGGTATTTCGTTGAACCGACCGTCTTGGTCAATACCAACTCAACCATGAAGGTTATTCAAGAAGAAATTTTTGGCCCTGTGGTGTGTGCTGAACCCTTTGCCGACGTGGAAGATGTGATTGCCAAGGCTAATAATAATATCTATGGTTTGGCAGCAGCTGTCTGGACGAAAGATTTGAGTAAGGGGCATCGCATTGCCGCGCAATTACGGGCTGGAACAGTTTGGATTAATTGTCATAACGTTTTTGATGCGTCACTCCCGTTTGGCGGATACAAACAATCCGGCTGGGGGCGGGAAATGGGACACGAGGCGTTGGATCTCTATACCGAAGTTAAATCCGTCTGTGCCAAACTTGCCTAA
- a CDS encoding rhomboid family intramembrane serine protease — MIPLRDDNPTEITPVVTVALIVSCSMVFLYETSLSMPSSEAFVYMFGAIPAVVLGHAQLPPELVILPAYGTLFSSMFLHGGWMHLIGNMLYLWIFGDNIEDVMGHAKFVLFYLICGVLAAFSHALVDPESTIPMVGASGAISGILGGYLLLYPYARVLVLVPYGFIGTFNVPAAMVLGLWFLMQVLSGGMSLGNQGGGVAFFAHIGGFLAGMVLIGFFKHSHVKFFNPPHSSSSFGSW, encoded by the coding sequence ATGATTCCACTTCGGGATGACAATCCTACTGAAATTACACCTGTGGTGACGGTGGCGTTAATTGTCTCCTGCAGTATGGTGTTCCTGTATGAGACCTCTCTCTCGATGCCAAGTAGTGAAGCATTTGTTTATATGTTCGGGGCGATTCCTGCAGTCGTGTTGGGACATGCCCAGTTACCACCAGAGTTGGTGATCCTACCGGCCTATGGAACACTGTTCTCAAGTATGTTTCTCCATGGGGGCTGGATGCATTTAATAGGGAATATGCTTTATCTGTGGATTTTTGGAGATAATATCGAAGATGTGATGGGCCATGCGAAGTTTGTTTTATTCTATTTAATTTGTGGGGTATTGGCTGCCTTCAGCCATGCGTTGGTTGATCCAGAATCAACGATACCAATGGTTGGTGCTAGCGGGGCGATTTCAGGGATTTTAGGTGGGTATTTATTGCTGTATCCCTATGCCCGAGTATTGGTGTTAGTGCCTTATGGGTTTATTGGAACCTTTAATGTTCCAGCGGCGATGGTATTAGGTTTATGGTTCTTAATGCAGGTCTTAAGCGGCGGTATGAGCCTTGGAAATCAAGGCGGCGGAGTCGCGTTCTTTGCGCACATCGGTGGATTCCTTGCCGGCATGGTATTGATTGGATTTTTTAAACATTCTCACGTCAAATTTTTTAACCCACCTCATTCTTCAAGTTCATTCGGATCTTGGTAA
- a CDS encoding DHHA1 domain-containing protein, producing MTKFDEMPNQNPPDIVLYHADCMDGFGAAWALWKRFPQARYVAVKHGNPPPDGLQNHHVVMVDFSYHRETILELADQVASLYILDHHITAQDSLKDLPFAYFDMHRSGAVLAWEWAHRQPVPWLLQYVQDKDLWQWQLPGSREISAALASYPFGFERWESLQFETLKVEGTGILRSEKALVEKMATEFTMVTFAGHMVPAVHSAVLTSQIGEHLSEKHPFCLIWHQKDGRRYFSLRSKAGGISVADIAAKYGGGGHTHAAGFSISLDGNSQNFLNPVFGLPEFSPAASRF from the coding sequence ATGACAAAATTTGATGAAATGCCCAACCAGAATCCTCCTGACATAGTATTGTATCATGCCGATTGTATGGATGGATTTGGCGCAGCGTGGGCTCTCTGGAAACGATTTCCGCAGGCTCGCTATGTTGCGGTTAAGCATGGGAATCCGCCTCCGGATGGGTTGCAAAACCATCATGTGGTGATGGTTGATTTTAGTTATCACCGCGAAACCATATTGGAATTGGCAGATCAAGTGGCCAGTCTTTATATTTTAGATCATCATATTACCGCGCAGGATTCTCTGAAGGATTTGCCTTTTGCATATTTCGATATGCACCGAAGTGGCGCGGTCCTGGCATGGGAATGGGCCCACAGGCAACCGGTTCCCTGGCTCCTCCAGTATGTGCAGGATAAGGATTTGTGGCAGTGGCAACTTCCCGGTAGTCGTGAAATTAGTGCGGCGCTGGCGTCATACCCTTTTGGATTTGAACGTTGGGAATCTCTTCAATTTGAAACATTGAAGGTTGAAGGGACAGGTATTTTACGATCCGAAAAGGCATTGGTTGAAAAGATGGCAACGGAATTCACCATGGTGACGTTTGCGGGACATATGGTTCCGGCCGTTCATTCAGCCGTGCTAACCAGCCAAATAGGGGAGCATCTCTCTGAGAAGCATCCATTTTGTCTCATTTGGCATCAAAAAGATGGCCGCCGGTATTTTTCCCTTCGGTCAAAAGCCGGAGGGATTTCCGTGGCTGATATTGCAGCCAAATATGGTGGAGGCGGGCATACCCATGCTGCCGGGTTTTCTATCTCTTTAGACGGTAATTCCCAGAATTTCCTTAACCCCGTATTCGGTTTGCCTGAATTTTCTCCCGCCGCTTCTCGGTTCTGA
- a CDS encoding TIGR00730 family Rossman fold protein yields MSLRRNATLKAPSDTKPFRNTIVLEEEIVREIKTLWTGPDTDVRTALLKEMVGSVVGLRDLDTDVIDVKILHRALKELRHSFRVFRQYREVKKVSIFGSARTPGDDPNYKLASQLGKLLSQRGFMVITGGGPGIMLAGNEGAGRDNSFGVNIMLPFEQAPNAMIADDKKLVHLKYFFSRKLLLVKESHAVALFPGGFGTLDEAFEVLTLIQTGKTHPIPVVCIESPGGDYWKQLMEFFDQQLLSRGFINRSDLALFKIVYSAEEAVKEIQQFFRVYHSLRIVKNSMVIRIHQQLSQAEMAQLNQEFSDLLADGQFQQVEALPEEWDEPHISHLPRLMLHFNWKELGRLRQCIDWLNARA; encoded by the coding sequence ATGTCATTACGTAGAAATGCAACTTTGAAAGCGCCATCTGATACAAAACCTTTTAGAAATACCATAGTGTTGGAAGAGGAGATTGTACGCGAAATCAAAACTCTTTGGACAGGACCTGATACGGATGTGCGAACGGCCCTATTAAAAGAAATGGTCGGCAGTGTCGTCGGGCTTCGTGATTTGGATACGGATGTCATAGATGTCAAAATTCTTCATCGAGCTTTAAAAGAGCTTCGCCACTCCTTTCGGGTATTTCGGCAATATCGCGAGGTGAAGAAAGTCAGTATTTTTGGTTCAGCCCGGACCCCAGGGGATGATCCCAACTATAAGTTGGCTTCCCAACTTGGGAAACTCCTCAGTCAACGTGGCTTTATGGTGATCACGGGGGGAGGGCCCGGGATTATGCTAGCCGGGAATGAAGGGGCTGGTCGGGACAATAGTTTTGGAGTAAATATCATGCTGCCTTTTGAGCAAGCCCCGAATGCGATGATTGCAGATGATAAAAAACTTGTACATCTCAAGTATTTTTTTTCGCGAAAATTACTGCTGGTGAAGGAAAGCCATGCCGTCGCCCTTTTCCCTGGAGGATTTGGGACTTTAGATGAGGCGTTTGAGGTGTTAACGCTGATTCAAACGGGGAAAACGCACCCGATTCCCGTCGTGTGTATCGAATCCCCTGGGGGCGATTACTGGAAGCAATTGATGGAGTTTTTTGATCAGCAACTCTTGTCTCGTGGATTTATTAATCGATCCGATTTAGCACTCTTTAAAATCGTGTATTCTGCAGAGGAAGCGGTTAAGGAAATTCAGCAATTTTTCCGGGTGTATCATTCTCTACGAATTGTGAAAAATTCGATGGTTATTCGTATTCATCAACAGCTCTCCCAGGCGGAGATGGCCCAGTTGAACCAGGAATTTTCGGACCTCTTGGCCGATGGCCAGTTTCAGCAAGTTGAGGCGTTGCCAGAGGAATGGGATGAACCCCACATTTCCCACCTGCCACGTCTGATGTTACATTTTAATTGGAAGGAGTTGGGTCGTCTTCGGCAATGCATTGATTGGCTAAATGCCCGAGCATGA
- a CDS encoding STAS domain-containing protein produces MYCEQRRKNEITILDCFGRFDEGDTKQFIQWLEQLQNHGIQHLILNLTPLYYLDPKVVNLIFFAQQFLQANSGTFSLVSPLSSVRNELVRGKIPHTIPTFDTMYDAMHRPHCAYNECSI; encoded by the coding sequence ATGTATTGTGAACAACGGAGAAAGAATGAAATAACAATTCTTGATTGTTTTGGAAGATTTGATGAGGGTGACACAAAACAATTTATTCAGTGGCTTGAACAATTACAAAACCATGGTATTCAACATTTAATATTGAATTTGACTCCCTTGTACTATTTGGATCCTAAAGTGGTGAATCTCATTTTTTTTGCGCAGCAATTTCTTCAAGCGAATTCAGGTACATTTTCATTGGTAAGCCCACTTAGTTCGGTAAGGAATGAACTTGTTCGAGGAAAAATTCCTCATACCATACCCACATTTGATACCATGTATGATGCTATGCATCGCCCACACTGTGCCTATAATGAATGTTCAATTTAG
- a CDS encoding PCP reductase family protein — protein MKFVCLKCETYMTFEKVEKPAEGSLGVFFECPSCQSRFSMVTNPGETQMVSSLGVQLGGRTEASKPLEMTRGGLEDNVSAGMGQMAAYLNEKIQSGKPAADPAASGAPATASAPGTTSEGGGCPFSAMVAQMGLGSTGATGTQAPQAVDQLLWTPDAQEKLAKLPSFVQPMVKSSVETYARKNGFTTVTLQVMDDSKNASTEGIKWTPEAQQRLDNIPDFIRPMARREIERLVKERGQSEITAQVMEEAKEKFMKFM, from the coding sequence ATGAAATTTGTCTGCCTCAAATGCGAAACCTATATGACTTTTGAAAAAGTCGAAAAACCGGCTGAAGGCTCTCTTGGGGTCTTTTTTGAATGCCCCTCTTGCCAATCGCGGTTTTCGATGGTGACCAATCCCGGCGAAACCCAGATGGTCTCCTCTTTAGGCGTCCAGTTGGGGGGGAGAACCGAAGCATCCAAACCTTTGGAAATGACCCGGGGCGGGCTAGAGGATAACGTTTCGGCGGGCATGGGACAGATGGCTGCCTATTTGAATGAGAAAATTCAGAGCGGCAAACCGGCTGCGGATCCTGCGGCCTCGGGTGCGCCAGCTACTGCCAGTGCACCAGGGACCACTTCGGAAGGCGGAGGATGTCCGTTTTCGGCCATGGTTGCTCAAATGGGTTTGGGCTCGACGGGTGCCACAGGAACTCAAGCCCCTCAGGCTGTGGATCAATTGCTTTGGACTCCGGATGCTCAGGAAAAACTAGCCAAACTGCCATCTTTTGTGCAGCCGATGGTCAAAAGCAGTGTAGAGACCTATGCCCGGAAGAACGGTTTTACCACCGTGACCCTTCAGGTGATGGATGATTCCAAGAATGCCTCTACGGAAGGGATAAAGTGGACACCGGAGGCGCAGCAACGGTTGGATAATATTCCCGACTTTATTCGCCCCATGGCGAGGCGGGAAATCGAACGTCTGGTCAAGGAACGGGGTCAGTCGGAAATTACGGCCCAGGTGATGGAAGAGGCCAAAGAAAAATTTATGAAGTTTATGTAG
- the hemL gene encoding glutamate-1-semialdehyde 2,1-aminomutase, with amino-acid sequence MKTTKSRALFQRANSFIPGGVNSPVRAFRSVGGDPLFIKQAKGIMLEDVDGNEFLDYVLSWGPMILGHANSRVLKAIISASKRGTSFGAPAEGEVELAKIIIKMVPSIEKVRLVNSGTEAVMSAIRLARAYTKRDSILKFEGCYHGHADHLLVKAGSGVATLGIPDSPGVPESFARHTLTAPYNDIKTTEKLIHKHAQNLGAIIVEPIAGNMGVIPPSDEFLPWLRMITEKYDILLIFDEVISGFRVDPGGAQALYEVIPDLTILGKIIGGGLPIGAYGGTKDIMQMIAPAGPVYQAGTLSGNPVAVAAGLETLRILQTPGVYKELEKRSKMLAEGLGEAAKETGIPYYQTRVGSMLGGFFTEGPVTDYAEAKKSDTVRYAKFFHGMLNHGIYLAPSQFEAMLLSTAHTNRHIHQTIAAAEKVFPTLK; translated from the coding sequence GTGAAGACAACAAAGTCCCGCGCATTATTTCAACGAGCGAATTCATTTATTCCAGGGGGCGTTAACAGTCCCGTCAGAGCTTTTCGCTCAGTCGGAGGAGATCCCTTATTTATTAAGCAAGCTAAAGGAATAATGTTAGAGGACGTGGATGGCAATGAATTTTTGGATTATGTGTTATCTTGGGGGCCTATGATTCTTGGGCATGCAAATTCGCGGGTATTAAAGGCTATCATCAGTGCGTCGAAACGCGGGACGAGCTTTGGGGCCCCAGCCGAGGGGGAAGTGGAGTTAGCCAAAATTATCATCAAGATGGTTCCCTCAATTGAAAAAGTCCGTCTCGTAAATTCGGGGACGGAAGCCGTTATGAGCGCCATTCGTTTAGCCAGAGCCTACACTAAACGGGATTCAATATTGAAATTCGAGGGCTGCTATCATGGACATGCCGACCATTTGCTCGTTAAAGCCGGATCAGGCGTGGCTACTCTGGGGATACCTGATAGCCCTGGTGTACCAGAATCGTTTGCCCGCCATACACTGACCGCGCCATATAACGACATTAAAACCACCGAAAAACTCATTCATAAACATGCACAAAATTTGGGCGCAATTATTGTAGAGCCTATTGCAGGAAATATGGGCGTGATTCCTCCATCGGATGAATTTCTGCCATGGCTCCGAATGATCACTGAAAAGTACGATATTCTCTTGATTTTCGATGAAGTCATTTCTGGATTTAGAGTTGATCCTGGTGGAGCGCAAGCCCTCTATGAAGTTATACCTGACCTCACGATTTTAGGGAAAATCATCGGGGGAGGCTTGCCCATTGGAGCATATGGAGGCACAAAGGACATTATGCAAATGATTGCCCCGGCTGGTCCGGTGTATCAGGCCGGAACTCTCTCCGGAAATCCAGTGGCAGTGGCTGCTGGATTAGAGACACTCCGAATCCTTCAAACACCTGGAGTCTATAAAGAATTAGAAAAAAGATCCAAAATGTTGGCCGAGGGATTAGGAGAAGCAGCTAAGGAAACAGGGATTCCCTACTATCAAACTCGAGTTGGCTCCATGTTGGGTGGATTCTTTACCGAAGGACCTGTCACTGATTATGCCGAGGCCAAAAAGTCAGACACCGTGCGATACGCAAAATTTTTTCATGGAATGCTCAATCATGGAATATATTTAGCTCCCTCTCAATTTGAAGCCATGTTGCTCTCAACGGCTCATACCAATAGGCACATTCATCAGACGATTGCTGCCGCAGAAAAGGTCTTTCCTACACTAAAATAA
- a CDS encoding tRNA dihydrouridine synthase yields MTHYPQTESTLWRALPQPIIGLAPMDGVTDSAFRHIVAIHGKPDVVFTEFTNVHDICSGRLKALDSLRYSEAERPVIAQIYGKEPALFYQAAHVVCELGFDGLDINMGCPSKNVASSGSGAGLIRTPNLALELIEMARKGIQDWTAGQPLNQIGMKPKALEAIGQLQTELHHSPVRKAIPLSVKTRIGFDRNMIEEWSACLIQGRPEVISIHGRTLSQMYRGQSDWEAIALAANRIQPHGILVLGNGDIQSLGESAARIRESGVNGVLIGRGSLGNPWVFQGIQQIREMLQTGQFRNPPQHVPSLEEKFRIMIRHASLFERVHGPDRFVRMRKHLGWYCSGFPYAAAMRAQLVRTHSTTDVINLVNKYQARTLDNQDMEIPVTITAP; encoded by the coding sequence ATGACTCACTACCCTCAGACCGAATCCACACTATGGCGGGCTCTCCCTCAACCAATTATTGGATTGGCCCCCATGGATGGCGTCACTGATTCGGCTTTCCGCCACATAGTGGCAATTCATGGAAAACCTGATGTGGTCTTTACGGAATTTACCAACGTCCATGACATCTGTTCCGGTAGACTCAAGGCCCTCGACAGCCTGCGATACTCGGAAGCGGAGCGTCCCGTCATTGCCCAAATTTATGGGAAGGAACCTGCTTTATTTTACCAAGCGGCCCATGTGGTCTGTGAGTTGGGGTTTGATGGGTTGGATATCAATATGGGGTGCCCCTCGAAAAACGTCGCATCCTCGGGAAGTGGCGCCGGATTAATTCGCACTCCAAATTTGGCGCTGGAACTGATAGAGATGGCAAGAAAAGGCATTCAGGATTGGACCGCCGGCCAACCCCTAAATCAAATCGGGATGAAGCCCAAAGCATTAGAAGCCATTGGCCAGCTCCAGACCGAGCTTCACCACTCCCCAGTTCGCAAAGCCATTCCGTTATCCGTCAAAACCCGCATTGGCTTCGACCGGAACATGATCGAAGAATGGAGCGCCTGTCTTATCCAGGGACGCCCAGAGGTCATCTCCATTCACGGCCGCACGCTATCGCAAATGTACCGGGGACAATCTGATTGGGAAGCGATCGCCCTAGCCGCAAACCGAATCCAGCCGCATGGCATTCTTGTCCTGGGCAATGGCGATATTCAGAGTCTGGGAGAATCCGCTGCCCGCATTCGGGAATCAGGCGTAAACGGCGTGTTGATTGGCCGTGGCTCACTCGGCAATCCATGGGTTTTTCAGGGGATTCAACAGATACGAGAAATGTTGCAGACCGGACAATTCCGTAATCCTCCGCAGCATGTTCCAAGCCTGGAAGAAAAATTCAGGATCATGATCCGACATGCTTCTTTGTTTGAACGGGTCCATGGGCCAGATCGTTTCGTACGCATGCGCAAACACTTAGGTTGGTATTGTTCGGGCTTTCCCTATGCTGCAGCGATGCGCGCACAACTCGTCCGTACCCATTCCACGACAGATGTGATCAATTTGGTCAACAAGTACCAAGCCCGTACCCTGGACAACCAGGACATGGAAATACCGGTCACCATCACTGCCCCCTAA
- the dapA gene encoding 4-hydroxy-tetrahydrodipicolinate synthase has translation MFSGSLVAIVTPFSKGKFDEKAMADLIESQISFGTHGIVPCGTTGESATLTPEEHERVVSFTVEVVNKRVPVIAGTGSNSTDEAITFTKHAKAVGADGALLITPYYNKPTQEGLFRHFSAIAKAVNLPQILYNIPGRTSINMLPTTVSRLSEIQNIIGIKEGSGSLQQVSEIIQQSRPGFLVLSGDDPLTLPMIALGGKGVITVTANVAPTDMANMVNAALKGDYETARLLHYKLSPLFGALFLETNPIPVKAALAMMGKMSEEVRLPLTPLAAEFRPALQDALQQAGVL, from the coding sequence ATGTTCAGCGGTTCGTTAGTCGCTATTGTCACTCCATTCTCGAAGGGAAAATTTGATGAAAAGGCCATGGCCGATCTCATTGAATCCCAAATTTCTTTTGGGACCCATGGCATTGTACCTTGTGGGACGACAGGCGAATCAGCCACCTTGACCCCGGAAGAGCATGAACGGGTCGTTTCATTCACCGTGGAAGTGGTGAATAAGCGGGTTCCTGTCATTGCCGGAACAGGTTCAAACTCTACCGATGAAGCCATTACTTTTACGAAACATGCCAAAGCCGTGGGTGCCGATGGGGCTTTGCTCATCACGCCGTATTACAATAAGCCCACACAGGAAGGGCTTTTTCGTCATTTCTCCGCCATCGCTAAAGCCGTCAACTTACCCCAGATTCTTTACAATATTCCAGGGCGGACCAGCATTAACATGTTACCGACCACGGTGAGCCGCCTGTCGGAAATTCAAAATATTATTGGCATCAAGGAAGGCAGTGGATCTCTCCAACAGGTGTCCGAAATTATACAACAATCCCGACCTGGCTTCCTTGTGCTCTCAGGCGATGATCCCTTGACACTCCCGATGATCGCCCTCGGCGGGAAAGGCGTGATCACCGTCACCGCCAACGTCGCCCCGACTGACATGGCAAACATGGTGAACGCCGCACTAAAAGGTGACTACGAAACAGCTAGACTCCTTCACTACAAACTTTCTCCTTTATTTGGAGCATTATTTTTGGAGACTAATCCCATTCCTGTAAAAGCGGCTCTGGCCATGATGGGAAAAATGTCAGAAGAAGTTCGACTGCCGCTTACACCACTTGCTGCGGAATTTCGACCAGCACTCCAAGATGCTTTGCAACAAGCCGGAGTACTCTGA
- a CDS encoding DUF5677 domain-containing protein — MEIHNRDGQELFAACLLIKLLNDVQAAVILFEKGLVSQGCSMLRVALESLIVLGKICESYEFVHAYAKIGEKDRLKLVRSIRSASTNVFHDIKLELTDELIKKIEEALEGKECTSNKEQWARDINLHHLYVGAY, encoded by the coding sequence TTGGAAATCCATAATCGTGATGGGCAAGAGCTTTTTGCCGCTTGTTTGTTGATCAAATTACTCAATGATGTCCAAGCAGCAGTGATTCTTTTTGAAAAAGGATTGGTATCGCAAGGATGTTCGATGTTAAGAGTTGCGCTGGAAAGTCTAATCGTGTTGGGGAAGATTTGTGAATCTTATGAATTTGTTCATGCATATGCCAAAATTGGTGAAAAGGACAGATTGAAGCTGGTTCGGTCGATTAGAAGCGCATCTACGAATGTATTCCATGACATTAAACTGGAACTAACGGATGAACTCATAAAGAAAATTGAAGAGGCGTTAGAGGGAAAAGAATGTACTAGCAATAAAGAGCAATGGGCAAGAGATATAAACCTTCACCATCTTTATGTTGGTGCTTATTGA
- a CDS encoding Maf family protein, whose translation MPDPHLILASSSPRRKELLTLLGLRFEIISPSINEEVLGQESPANHVRRLAIEKAESVASHYPDSLVIGSDTVIELDGQILGKPANLEDAHHMLRSLRGRCHLVHTGLALVARANGRKEMYVETVKVWVREFLDADLQSYLKTQDSLGKAGAYSIQGKGAYLIEKIEGDYPTVVGLPLGKLAQLLEQAGVELPVKAEEIYRTKPYANWKDFL comes from the coding sequence ATGCCCGATCCTCACCTCATCCTGGCATCCTCATCGCCTCGTCGAAAAGAACTGCTGACCCTCTTGGGGCTCCGCTTTGAAATCATTTCGCCTTCAATCAATGAAGAAGTTCTCGGCCAGGAGTCACCCGCCAATCATGTACGACGCCTTGCCATTGAAAAAGCCGAATCCGTGGCGAGTCACTATCCCGACAGCCTCGTCATCGGCAGCGATACTGTTATAGAATTAGATGGTCAGATACTTGGCAAACCGGCAAACCTTGAAGATGCCCACCACATGCTGAGGAGCTTGCGCGGTCGATGTCATCTCGTCCATACCGGGTTGGCCTTGGTAGCAAGGGCTAATGGGCGAAAAGAAATGTACGTAGAAACCGTCAAAGTCTGGGTCAGGGAATTTTTAGATGCCGACTTGCAATCCTACCTGAAGACTCAGGACAGCCTGGGAAAAGCGGGCGCCTATTCCATTCAAGGAAAAGGAGCGTATTTGATAGAAAAAATTGAGGGAGATTATCCCACCGTGGTGGGATTGCCACTTGGGAAGCTAGCTCAACTCCTTGAGCAGGCTGGAGTTGAACTGCCCGTAAAGGCAGAAGAGATTTACCGAACAAAACCATACGCGAATTGGAAGGATTTCTTATAG